The sequence below is a genomic window from Oncorhynchus masou masou isolate Uvic2021 unplaced genomic scaffold, UVic_Omas_1.1 unplaced_scaffold_3196, whole genome shotgun sequence.
CGGATgcttcccaaatagcaccctactgTATAGCCTTTATagggcattacttttgaccagggaccaaagAGATAAAAGGGAacaagggtgtcatttgggaagcaTGCGCTAATGACAAGGAAAATAAATGATTTGCCAAAGAATACTGAACCGCTAGAAGTCAATGGGGTCAGCCTGAGCAGCAGTCTGTTTCTGTCAGCCAGATGATTGTTGTCGTGGCAATGCAAAGCAAACACGTTTGCCAAAGCAATGACAAAGTTATACAGAAGTCAGTAACCCATTTTGGTACACTATGATAACTACATCAACATCAACCCAATTCAATAATCGTGCACCAGACAAGtcatctgctgtgtgtgtgttttggggtttTTACTGTCCTTGTGGAGACCAGAAGTCTTCACAAGGATGGTAAAATAAGGAAAAGTTGGACAAGTGAGGACATTTCGCTGGAAAAAAAGCTATTTTAGGCTTAAGATTACAATTAAaagataatttttttattttacctttatgtaaatagccaagtcagttaagaacaatgatgtttcaatgacggcctaggagcagtgggttagctgcctgttcagggccagaatgacagatttgtaccttgtcaggtcgggggtttgaacttgcaaccttctggttgctggtccaacactctagccactaggctatcctgcctccccctagggttaagggttaaggttaggtttagggttataatTAGAATTAGGATTAGGATTGGGGTTATAATTagaattaggattagggttagaattaggattaaggttagggttagaattaggataaaggttaggcttaaggttagggttaagggttaaggtcaggtttagggttacaattagaattaggattagggttagaattaggattagaattaggattaaggttagaattaggtttaaggttaggcttaaggttagggttaagggttaaggttagggttaagtttagggttacaattagaattaggattaaggttagaattagaattaggtttagggttacaattagaattaggattagggttagaattagaattaggattaaggttagggttaaggttagggttaggtttaacattaggggttagggacaataggattttgaatgggaattaaTTGTTTGGTGCCCACAAGGACagtaaaaaaaagtgtgtgtgcgtgatgcACACGTGTGTATATGtacgcgcgcgtgtgtgtgtgtgtgtgtttttgcaggCCCTCTGCATCTCCAGAACATTTCTTCCTCTCACCATCGTTATTGACTGCGGTCCATATGCTGTTCTTCTTCTTTCCGGCCTGGCGGTCATGGGAAAGACACTGCAGCTCTCTGAAGCTGGGTGTTCCTTTAGGGCAGGGAGGACCTTCACACACTTTATGTTCCACACTGGCCTTCTGACAGTTACTACCACCAGGACCTGGCCTAGAGACACAACCAGTATGAAAACACACCAGGACACatgtggtacacacacacacacacacacacagcagaagaCTTACGGCGGGTTGTCACATTTCCTCTGTCTGAACTGAGCTCCGGTGCCACAGGTTCTACTGCACTGGCTCCACTGACTCCAGATGCTCCAGTCCCCATCCACATGCTGTGGGATAGGGCTTTTACTTACACACTCCCCTGCCCGGcaccactgagagagagagagagagagagagagagagagagagagaaagagagagagagagagagagacagagacagagagacacaaagagagagacagagagagagagagagagagagacagagagagagagagagacagagagagagagagagagagagagagagagagagacagagagagagacagagacagagagacacaaagagagagacagagagagagagacagagagagagagagagagacagagagagagagagacagagagagagagagagagagagagagagagagagagagagagagagagagagacagagagagagagacacaaagagagagacagagagagagagagacagagagagagagacagagagagagacacaaagagagagacagagagagagagagacagagagagagagacagagagagagagacacaaagagagagacagagagagagagacagagagagagagacagagagagagagagagagacagagagagagagagagagagagagagacagagagagagagagagagagagagagagagacacaaagagagagagagagagagagagagagagagacagagacagagacagagagacacaaagagagagacagagagagagagacagagagagagagagagagagagagagagagagagagagagagagagagagagacaaagagagagacagagagagagacagagagagagagagacagagagagagagacacaaagagagagacagagagagagacacaaagagagagacagagagagagagagacagagagagagagacagagagagagagacacaaagagagagacagagagagagagacagagagagagagacagagagagagagagagagagacagagagagagagacagagagagacagagagagagagacagagacagacagagagagagagacagagacagacagagacagagagacagagacagacagagacagagagacagagacagacagagacagagagacagagacagacagagacagagacagagagagagacagagacagagagagagacagagacagagacagagagagagagagagagagagagagagagagagagagagagagagagagagagagagagagagagagagagagagagagagagaaagaagaacaAAAGTTAATGCTATTGGCGAAGGCAGTTGACCAATGGACCAATTGCCATATAACACTAAGAAAAGTATATGCCAGTGTCAAAAGACTGTATTGACTTTGTCTTGTCCTTCCCTGCTGACaaagaggtgaacacacacacacacacacacaccttgtcagcTCCACACTCTGTGCCATCCAGAGGAGGGTCCAGCTTGGTCTTACAGGACTTGTCTCCTTCCACCAAACACCACAGGCCCGCGCACATCAGgtgctgaaacacacacatacaaacacacacacacataaaccacaaacacacacaataactgcTGAAAAACACACTGCAGTGAAGCTTGTGTCACTAAAACCCGTCCTTGCAAATATGATTATCAGATATCGTTCAAATAACAGCCTGTATAAGAAAACTGTCTGTTGGAATGCATCTGTTCAGTATCTGCCAcaggacatacagtatgtttatgACAGCAGTAGACATCGTCCAACAGCGGACAGATTCAGACCAGTAAACCCTGTGTCCCTGGAATCTCTGACATCTTTACAGAGAGAAAACAAAGACAGAGTAAGCAGAAAGAGTATACTGAAGTATGTCATGCAGCTAAATGACTTCAGTTCAAGTATGCCTGCAGTTATTTTTACAGTCCTGAGGGTCCTCCTTGTAACAGTGAGTTGATGTGCACTGCCATCACACATAGTCTGACaaccagtgtgtctgtgtttatgtgtgtgttgaggtctgtctgctctatgtatctgtctgtctgtctgtctgtctgtctgtactctgagaaaaagggttccaaaagggtcccTTGGCTGTacacataggagaacccttttggttcacggtagaacccttttgggttcaatGTAGAACCTTCTGTAGAAAAGGTTCTACGTGCTGCCCAAAGGGGTTCCTGAAAGGGTTCTCctaatggggacagccgaagaaccctttgaaGGTTCTAGATGGCGCCTTTTTAAAGTGTTAATTTATCCTCTACCATAGAACTGTAGCAGGAACAACAGGCCGATCTAGAGATGTACTCCACTCACAGCTTCCTGAGTATATGTataatactgaagtataatacTGAAGAACTGAAGTATTTCCTCTAGCTCATACATGTCGAGGTATTGATGTTTTATTCAAACCATTGCATTCAAGTGCATATTAAGTTTCTAAGACTGAGCTTATTTTTAGCAGATACACTCGAGGTACTGTTCCTCACGCTGAAAGTAGAGAAAGTACAGTAGCGGCTATTTCCCTGTAcctatgccacacacacacacacacactaccccttcCTCTCTCAATGTTCAAGAACATTTTCCAATCTGGCGGTGAAAGCTCCGGAGGTGGCACAGCGACCATTAAACCATTCTGATCAGACGTActtccatctcctctctgctTTGACCCTGCTGGAGAActatctgtctctgttctgaCACCCAAATGTGAATCAATTGTAAgatatacctgtgtgtgtgtgtgtgtgtgtgtgtgtgtgtgtgtgtgtgtgtgtgtgtgtgtgtgtgtgtgtgtgtgtgtgtgtgtgtgtgtgtgtgtgtgtgtgtgtgtgtgtgtctatgtctatgtctgtgtgtgtgtgtgtgtgtgtgtgtgtgtgtgtgtgtgtgtgtgtgtgtgtgtgtgtgtgtgtgtgtgtgtctatgtgtgtgtgtgtgtgtgtgtgtgtgtgtgtgtgtgtgtgtacatgcgtgcaTGTCTCCTCTGGGTCTCTGAAGGATCAGGAAGTCTAGACGACGGACATGCGTCTTGGCAGGATGTGAAAGCTGCCATTAAACCCTCTtaccaggctctggctgggccggtAGTGGAAACAGTGGTCAGAAGCTCTGCACTTATAGTCTGCCCTGTGATGAATGGTGGACTGGGAGAGGGACAGCAAACATTTGGGAAACCAGACTGTGTTCAAATCTAAACTGAAATAACTTGCAGTATTGGTGTTTGGCAACTTGGCATATCATTTTGTTGGGGTGGTTCCACCTAAACCTGAAATGTGAAATATTTAATGTAGAGGAAACACTGCAGCGTGTGATGATGAACCTGGTGTGTGAAACCAAACTGGACTGTCAGCACCTGTCACTCTGGACAGATATTTTGGCCAGGTTTCCCTAGCAACCTTTAAAAGCAAGCACCGGGAGGATGCCCCGggatagagagggaaggagaaggaggaggagagatcaaAGAGGAGTGTGTGAGTTGGTAAATCAGTTAGGCAGATAGCAGGAAAGAGGAGAACAGCCCAGAGGAGGAACAGTATTACATCACAGTAGACTGACAGTATCTTTCACAACCTATCATCTCTGCTCATCATGACCCACAGGCACCACACCTTCATTACATCATGGCCCTGATCTGTGTTTGCCACCAATacaatctgatttgatttgatagagtcCACACTACACTAGCTCTAAACACAACTACTACACAGCTACTGTCAATAGATccgtgggtgtggtgtgtgtgtgtgtgtgtgtgtgtgtgtgtgtgtgtgtgtgtgtgtgtgtgtgtgtgtgtgtgtgtgtgtgtgtgtgtgtgtgtgtgtgtgtgtgcatacgcaCATGTGTGTGTACCTCCATGTCATTGCAGAAGGTGGCGTTGGTTCCAAAGAGGATCTGACACTGTTCGTCTGCACTGTAGTGCATGCCTGGCAGCTTGGGTGGCAGGCGGACCTTGTAGCGGCTTCTGGGGTCTGTGTGGAGCAGACAGCTGCTGGCTTtggacctgtcacacacacacacacacacacacacacacacacacacacacacacacacacacacacacacacacacacacacacaaacaaaaggaCATATAAAGAGCAAAGTTGACAGTATGTCCTAGCAGGGATAGACTGTAGTTGGATGGATTATTAAGTTACACACTGACTAGATgatgaccccaaccctggttagCATTGTAATGTAGTATTGTAATGTAGTCTTGTATGATGGTCCTCTGTGTTTCTGACCAGTATCTGTCTCTGTAGAGCACAAAGCCCTGGGATTCACCAGAGAGCCTTTATCTTAGAGATACATAGAGAACACACAGCAGAGAATGTATCCAGCAGagtacacacaaacacgcacacgtgcacacacacagaaacacaaacacacaactaaccttgtggggacacacaattcagtcccattcaaaatcctattttccctaaccctaaccccaaccctaaacctaaccctaacccttactctaaccttaaccctaaccttagctcctaaccctaaatctaaccttagctcctaaccttaaccctaaatctaaccctagctcctaaccctaaccctaaatctaactctagcccctaaccctaaccctaaatctaaccctagctcctaaccctaacccttaacgtaattctaaccctaacccta
It includes:
- the LOC135534246 gene encoding A disintegrin and metalloproteinase with thrombospondin motifs 17-like, with product MGMSHDDDHATCTGHSHIMSGEWVKGRNPSDLSWSPCSRDDLEKFLKSKASSCLLHTDPRSRYKVRLPPKLPGMHYSADEQCQILFGTNATFCNDMEHLMCAGLWCLVEGDKSCKTKLDPPLDGTECGADKWCRAGECVSKSPIPQHVDGDWSIWSQWSQCSRTCGTGAQFRQRKCDNPPPGPGGSNCQKASVEHKVCEGPPCPKGTPSFRELQCLSHDRQAGKKKNSIWTAVNNDEKPCALFCSPVGRDAPSWWQRE